The DNA sequence CACCTAATTTTTCAATAACaatgtattacacatatatttaatcaatataaaaaaaattagcctgtTTTTATAAAGTTCAATAATTCTCaactttatatattttagataaGCCCATTCTGGTAATTACACATTTAAATTATTCTGATCACCGCTATCAACTTTAgttaaaaaaagaagagaataattTAAAGGATAGATAACTATCACATATTAAGAATCAAAGCGTGGAATAATGCCAAAGAGTTGATGCATGAAAGCTCACAAGCTTAATTTCAAACTTCTTGGATAAGATGAATGAATCATCACCAACCAATTAAAAATTGGTAAAAATTGTCACCAGACAGAGCTGATGAAACacaaaaacaaaggaattgtaagTTGAGAGAGAGCAaggcaagaagaagaagcatgtcCTCAACAACAAAAGTAGCGGTCCCAAATGTTGTTCTGCAATCATCATTCAGCATGCCCGTGATAGGCCTAGGAACTGCGGCCGAATCCAACGACGGCGAAGCCATCAAACAGGCGGTGATAGAGGCCATCAAGGTCGGTTACAGGCACTTTGACACTGCTTCTCTTTATGAGTCTGAGCAGGCTGTGGGAGAAGCCATCGCTGAAGCCCTTAAACTTGGTCTAATTGGCTCAAGAGATGAGCTTTTTATCACTTCCAAGTTATGGTTACCTGATAACCATCCCCACCTTGTTCTTCCTGCTCTACAAAAATCACTTGAGTATGCAACTCTTTATTGCTTAAAATTCACAAGTATTTAATTTCTACTTATATATACATTACTGGTTGATGCATGCAGGACTCTTAGATTAGATTACTTAGATCTGTACTTGGTCCACTGGCCCATGAGTGCCAAGCCTGGAATATGGAAAGTTCCTTTTGAAGAAGAGGATTTGGTACCATTTGACTTAAAGGGTGTATGGACTTCAATGGAAGAATGTCAGAACATGGGTCTTACAAAATCAATTGGAGTCAGCAACTTTTCTACCAAGAAACTTGAAGATCTCCTCTCTTTTGCAACAATTCCTCCTTCTGTTAATCAAGTACTACACTCTCTTAATGATTTTAGTCATGTGTTTATGTTAGATCACTACTAATTAATGGCATCACCACAAACACAAACAGGTTGAGATGAATGCTTCCTGGCAACAAAAGAATCTAACAGAATACTGCAAAGCCAAGGCTATAATTATAACTGCATATTCTCCTTTGGGAGCCCAAGGAACCCGTTGGGGTAGTAATGATGTTATGGACAGTGAATTGCTCAACAACATTGCACAAACTCATGCAAAAACTGTGGCTCAGGTATAATTGCATTAggtcctttattattattattattattattattattattattatttctctaACTCTCCGTTAAAGCACTAATAATCCTTTTTGAATTGGTTATAGGTAAGTCTAAGATGGTTATACGAGCAAGGTGTGACTGTTGTGGTGAAGAGTTACAATAAagaaagaataaaacaaaatttagacATATTTGATTTTTCACTTACAAATGATGATTACCAAAAGATTAGGCAAATCCAGCAGGAGCGCAAGGTGAAGAACGGCCCTGCAGGATTCGATGTCATAGATCATCTATGGGATGGAGAAAATTAGTagtttatatatttctttttgagTTCCATGTTAATGACTTATTTGGATAGTCCTTGTGAAAAGCCTTTATATGTTTAATAGAGGGACGACTAATCTCCCAAAGTATCTGTGATTTCTGCCTTTACATACCACAGTTCCAGCGTATTTTTTGTGTTAATATAGAATTAAAGAActcaaataattttagaaatagaaGGTTATTATGTCGTAAATTTATCGACAATCTATATCCTTGTAaggtttaagaaaaaaaaagtatttttatttgtaACACGTTCCCACTTCTGATAAAGTTCAATAATTCTACGATCTAGCACATGCAAAATGAAATTTGGAAGTTACAGCTACGGGCTCCCAAAAAAAATGGATGAATATGATATTATAATCACATTTAGCATCATTTCATAATCCTGCAAGACCAATTAACACAAAAAGGCACAAAATTCATGGTCATGGCTCAATTGCAGATCAAAATCCCTCCCCTGTAACACGCATTTCTTTTCTGATTTCAAAAATCACAAGCAATAGGCAAATCACATATCTTCTGGAATTAAGTAGCAATCTCAGAGAGAAAGCTGGTAAACAGATACACTGCGTCCTGCAAGTGACCAGAGCGAACATCTTCTGGAACCGGTGCACTGAAAGCAGTGTCAAAGCAGCTAAACTGTTCATCTCGGCTAGCACCCTCGCCCACAGCAGATAGCAGCAAATCACATATCTCACCCCCCATTTTTGAATACACCAATCTGCAACAGAAAGTAGTAAGCATCGATACAACAATTGAACAGATGACCTTTCTCACAGCATAGCTCAAAACATGCATATACATGGCAAAAGATACCGGTCCTGAATTTACTGAACTAAAGTTGTGTGTATACGAAGATATTACAAAAACAAAAAGCCAAAATaccaattattaaattaaaatgtaaattattttatcaattactaTATTCCCTTATTCTTTATCATGTTTTTCGGGTCCTCTTCACAAAAATAGTGCATCTCCAAAGAGAAAAGGGCTCTATACATGTATTTTGACCAACCCACAAGATCAGCATTCGAGCTATAATGCAACCTTAAAATAGGTCAAAAAGCAGTTGGAGGGCAACGTATACCTTGCATCAACAGGTAATTTGCGGTCCCAAACAGCCAATGATGCATTAAGCTGACTGACAAATTCCTGACAGGCAGCATTTTTACTTTGAAGAgaatcctgaaaaaggaaagttTATGATTTTgagaacataaaaataaaaggaaataggAAGGCTCAAGCTAAGGACAcacctttatttttatttgactgTAAACTTAACAAATCATACTTTCACAACTCCTAATTGTATGTACCCCAAATACCATCCTATGGTGTGGTAAATTTGCACTTCTAGAATAATCAATGTGTACAtgaatgataattaaaaaaaaaaagggggggggggggggggggacctCCTTTTATAAATTGGCATACCAATTGAGTCATCGCATTGGTGTCTCCCTGAAGTGAGTTTCTCATCAAATAATATGAAATATATATTCCACCTCCCAACTCCCAATTCTCAATTTCAGATTTATGGTCCTCCATGGATGTTGCAATCCTCCATATCTCTGAGTGTTTGGCTGCACAAGATATCAAAGTAGTTACTTATGATGATGCACTTGCTTGGATTTAAGGAGAAAAATTCTCGCAATTTTCAGCTATGCAAAACAATATAATGGGTCAAAACAATAGCACACCAAAATTATAGGTGACAATGCACAGGTCTTTTATAAGAATTAATCAGTATTTTTTTCAAGTAACAGGCGTATACAAGAATTACCTTGCAAGAATAAACTATGAGCAACTGATGTTACGAAAATGGTATGAGCTTTCTGCCAATTTGCACACTGAAGAAAGTGCTCAAGAGCTTTTGGCAGATCACCATTATAATTATAGTAAATTGCCTGCATCACAACAAAGAGCTTGTATTACTAAAATATCATTCACCAGAGCTTTCAAAATTCTTCAAGCATTATTGAATTCAATGACCAGCCAGGAAGATCaagaaaacaaattaatgcagTTTTACACAAAAGATGGCTATAATGAGCGCCTCTATGTATGTCTAAAGAGTGGGTGTGTTGTAAGTGCACGTGGTTTTTCTGTCAATATCATTaatttgaaactcaacaagtaaAAGCATCTGTACCAGAAGATGATTGTAAGAGAAAGATAGGGTTGAAAGGGTACTCAAACAAATTATGCACATTGTGGACACTccttcataaataaataaaataaggaaggacatATGATGCATACCAGAGCCTCATGAATCCATTCTGAAGGAATGCCTAAATCCTCAATGAACTGTTGCTGAGATTCATCTGAACTCCAAATTTCGCAGTACTGGAACAATATCTCCCGAATCAAATTCACATGAAGAAATTGACAGTCTTCTCGAAAGGGTAAATGAAGGACCACATATATGGCCCAATGGCATTTCCCTAGGCTCAAAAGCTGAGACACGAACCCCATGTCTAGAACATGAAGATCATTAGATTTGATAACACCCACTGCTTCCAAGACTGCTCGTTGATGCCATATCATGTGATAATCAAGTGGATCAGGGGTTGAAGAGAATGCACTAAACATAGCCTTCAAAAAGCTAAATTCTCTCTCTTCACTAGAATGAAGAAGCATAAGATAGAATGAAATGTCAAAGTGTTTATCTGCATTCCAGCTGATAGCCTCTTCTGATGGTCCTTCATCAATAAAAAGTGGAACAGGATATGGAGCCCTTCCCTCATCAAGAAAATGCTTATATGTCTGAAAAGCAATGGGCAATGATGTGTCAGGCGGCAGTTTGTACCACATCAATAAACCTAAGAACCTCCTCCAATCAATATCGACCTCGTGCAATGCATCATGAATATTTCCTGCAAGCAATTCATATAGCCTCACTCTGTCGTTTTCAATGAAACTAAAATCCAGACCTTTCTTTCTCCAAATATCAAGTTGCTTTGAAATGTCAGAGCGATTCACAGTAGAACCACCCGCCTGACTTAACAAACAAGCCAGCCTCACATCTCCTTTGGAAGCTGCCAGTTGCACTGCTTCATCTAGTTGCCGCCCAGTGAGGAATACAAAAACATGTTGTAGATAATCAGAGTCATTTAGAGAGCTTATTTGGTTTTGAACATGATAAGAAACACTCTCTCGCAACCAATAACTGAACTCTGCCCTCCTCATAAGTGGGAGTGCTTCTTGGTCAACATCTTGATAAACTTCCTTCATATCCTGCATCATATCTTCCTCATTGTCAGCACCCAAAGATTCTACTTGACCTTTTTGTTTTCTATCGAAGAAA is a window from the Arachis hypogaea cultivar Tifrunner chromosome 17, arahy.Tifrunner.gnm2.J5K5, whole genome shotgun sequence genome containing:
- the LOC112764643 gene encoding NAD(P)H-dependent 6'-deoxychalcone synthase, with product MSSTTKVAVPNVVLQSSFSMPVIGLGTAAESNDGEAIKQAVIEAIKVGYRHFDTASLYESEQAVGEAIAEALKLGLIGSRDELFITSKLWLPDNHPHLVLPALQKSLETLRLDYLDLYLVHWPMSAKPGIWKVPFEEEDLVPFDLKGVWTSMEECQNMGLTKSIGVSNFSTKKLEDLLSFATIPPSVNQVEMNASWQQKNLTEYCKAKAIIITAYSPLGAQGTRWGSNDVMDSELLNNIAQTHAKTVAQVSLRWLYEQGVTVVVKSYNKERIKQNLDIFDFSLTNDDYQKIRQIQQERKVKNGPAGFDVIDHLWDGEN
- the LOC112764641 gene encoding nuclear pore complex protein NUP96 — its product is MEFDAGSFFDVCTVHNCKKRRALKGLITPLNESMRETEASLPILHSPGYYTKPSLEELVAQELLDPGYCTRVPNFTVGRLGYGSVRFLEKTDVRGLDLDQIVKFYKHEIVVYSDENDKPAVGQGLNKAAEVVLVLDTELLKSKDRKDDFLVKKVKQSTERQGARFISFDLTTGEWKFLVDHFSRFGFGEDDEEDIVMDDADGEMYDDDKEPSTNMNGIELSHSLPAHLRLDPVKMREMRLLMFPHEEEPEELSHKASISKEYARPLQNSAQAMPHRSTPPIARKTPFPLLEYKHGSFDANSPGSILMVQQHKGMPLKTIKAEGFKLDLKHETPVSTNYACNIVDAGLFMGKSFRVGWGPNGILVHSGAPIGSGSEYKVLSSVVSLEKVAFDNFVRDENNKVSEELVESALISPLNFHKEINHVKEEVRIGPCKLKLLKLEANCSMLSDISHGYCDIIERQLTVPGLSSTTRLGLTHQVMTWELIRVLFFDRKQKGQVESLGADNEEDMMQDMKEVYQDVDQEALPLMRRAEFSYWLRESVSYHVQNQISSLNDSDYLQHVFVFLTGRQLDEAVQLAASKGDVRLACLLSQAGGSTVNRSDISKQLDIWRKKGLDFSFIENDRVRLYELLAGNIHDALHEVDIDWRRFLGLLMWYKLPPDTSLPIAFQTYKHFLDEGRAPYPVPLFIDEGPSEEAISWNADKHFDISFYLMLLHSSEEREFSFLKAMFSAFSSTPDPLDYHMIWHQRAVLEAVGVIKSNDLHVLDMGFVSQLLSLGKCHWAIYVVLHLPFREDCQFLHVNLIREILFQYCEIWSSDESQQQFIEDLGIPSEWIHEALAIYYNYNGDLPKALEHFLQCANWQKAHTIFVTSVAHSLFLQAKHSEIWRIATSMEDHKSEIENWELGGGIYISYYLMRNSLQGDTNAMTQLDSLQSKNAACQEFVSQLNASLAVWDRKLPVDARLVYSKMGGEICDLLLSAVGEGASRDEQFSCFDTAFSAPVPEDVRSGHLQDAVYLFTSFLSEIAT